In Cryptomeria japonica chromosome 1, Sugi_1.0, whole genome shotgun sequence, the sequence tctccttcctttctttcctcTAAGCCACTTATCACTGAAAACCTTAATTTTCTCCTCAGATTATCCCATTTCTCGAGTCAATCCACTACATGATTATTTTCATATTAACTCATGAAATGACTTTACCGTCAACTGTACAACTGGATATAGTgatatcaaatagatcaatatTAATAATTAGGAGAGATTCTCGTGAATCATTATTTATGAAATATGTATGAGATTTCCACAGTTGATGATATCGTTCATGTTTAATGGCAGAGCGAGGACAGCCTTGGAGTTCTTCGTTGGGTGAAAACTGAAGTGAACGTGGATGATCATGTAATTGTTCCAAAGTTTCCTCCAGGCCAAACAGAatatgatgaatttgtgaatgattATATCTGTAAGATACACCTTACTCCTCTTCCTAAGAATCGGCCCCTGTGGCAGTTCCACTTTCTCAACAACAATACAAGCAAGGCGAGAGCCACAATGATCATAAATATACACCACTCTTTAGGCGATGGTATTTCTCTCATGTCGTTAGTCTGTTGCTGTCTCACCAGAGCAGAAGATCCAAGTCTTCCGCTCACCTTTCCTTCTTCCAAATCTCTGCCTCACAAACCATATTCTTCAAGGTTTTCGGTCAAGTTTATGTATTACATGTTGCAGAGGCTATTTGTGCTCGTGCTTGTTTTGTGGTACACTGTTTCTGACTTCATTAGCAGCTTACTGAGAATGATGTGTATGAACGATAGCAAGATACCCATTCGAGGGCCTCCTGGGGTGGAGATGCTGCCTAAAGTTATGACCCATGTCACCTTCCCCATAGAAGACATCAGAAAGATAAAGACTTCCATCGGCGGAGTAACTTTTTTCATCTTACCCTTATTTCATATCTACTCTTTCTCACTCATTCATCACGCCTCCCTTATTTCACTAACATGTTTTGCAGACGGTGAATGATGTGATAATGGGTGTTATATTCTACGGTTTTCAACGATACCTGCAAATTACTCATTCTCATGGTGAGATTTGCAACAATGGGTATATTCAAAATTACGATTGCGATTGTGACTCCTTATAACTCGTGCTTTTCGATATAATAATGTCAATGATTGCAGGAGGAAACAGTAAGGAAATGAAAAAGTCAAGAGTAACAGGGCTTGTTGCAATCAATACAAGAGTTTTGTCATTGAAGGTTtgtatttaatctatttaatctgTCTTTTTTTAATAGGGAAAGTTTTTAGTAGTTGAGTACGATCTAATGTCTGTGAttgtatttgttgatttaatgtctaatattttgataatattatagcAATAATTGTGACTTAAAGTTGTTATTGTGATGATGAGtatccataattgaatgaaatgtatccctAAGT encodes:
- the LOC131073803 gene encoding wax ester synthase/diacylglycerol acyltransferase 11-like, with the translated sequence MTLEGKKKRVPRDAKHFLKARNERKNTKSGNNMEKGLQVEWRDLALVDHDLAGCEARHIGVTRFLQSSMEANLVNGGEPLSPIGQLLCTSPMSLCVQVIFELEQPIDVFGMKKAIQDILLPSNPRFCCTMSEDSLGVLRWVKTEVNVDDHVIVPKFPPGQTEYDEFVNDYICKIHLTPLPKNRPLWQFHFLNNNTSKARATMIINIHHSLGDGISLMSLVCCCLTRAEDPSLPLTFPSSKSLPHKPYSSRFSVKFMYYMLQRLFVLVLVLWYTVSDFISSLLRMMCMNDSKIPIRGPPGVEMLPKVMTHVTFPIEDIRKIKTSIGGTVNDVIMGVIFYGFQRYLQITHSHGGNSKEMKKSRVTGLVAINTRVLSLKDIKEMMKSESEAPWGNRFGLLHIPMPTGNAESPLDFVRKAKKILDRKKMSHEVSLTTRLIGYLGRQVCRFIAFKPWTSPV